The following coding sequences lie in one Alosa alosa isolate M-15738 ecotype Scorff River chromosome 21, AALO_Geno_1.1, whole genome shotgun sequence genomic window:
- the terb2 gene encoding telomere repeats-binding bouquet formation protein 2 isoform X2, whose product MFRNKTAWFSNSVKRGIRSVWVREGGHIVAWRRASYLFSDDASCPDTHRIFLSREYLEGELTVFHSSFITVCDVRQSVKSVPIGHYVLPPVPVQQEVKAKIGRFIWEQEDLTEGTEVQESQRRGHGDSAASKQRSEMSVDKVLMSLDELLMASGREDAACCEVQHYPVNNMVSGYVALDQLKRYNGELHDFLPGQGGYSVSVRSKRCHLTAGHPQDRAKKVAKLPPRESPTSSDKM is encoded by the exons ATGTTTAGAAACAAGACAGCGTGGTTTTCCAATAGTGTCAAGAGGGGAATTCGTAGTGTTTGGG TTCGTGAAGGAGGGCACATTGTTGCCTGGAGGAGGGCATCTTACCTGTTCAGTGATGATGCCTCATGCCCGGACACCCACAG aatattTTTGAGCAGAGAGTATTTGGAAGGCGAATTGACTGTTTTCCACAGTTCTTTTAtcactgtgtgtgatgtgcgtcAGAGTGTGAAGTCTGTGCCCATCGGACACTATGTGCTTCCACCAGTACCTGTCCAGCAAG AGGTCAAAGCAAAGATCGGTAGATTCATATGGGAGCAAGAAGACCTCACAGAAGGGACTGAGGTGCAGGAG AGTCAGAGAAGAGGCCATGGAGATAGTGCAGCTTCTAAGCAAAGGAGTGAAATGAG CGTGGACAAGGTCCTCATGAGTCTGGACGAGCTGCTGATGGCCTCAGGGCGGGAGGACGCCGCATGCTGTGAGGTGCAGCACTACCCCGTCAACAACATGGTCTCAG GATATGTGGCCTTAGACCAGCTGAAGAGGTACAACGGGGAGCTGCACGACTTCCTTCCTGGTCAGGGGGGCTACTCCGTCAGCGTCCGCAGCAAGAGATGTCACCTCACAGCAGGACATCCACAAGACCGGGCCAAAAAAGTAGCAAAATTGCCTCCAAGAGAGTCTCCCACAAGCTCTGACAAGATGTAA
- the terb2 gene encoding telomere repeats-binding bouquet formation protein 2 isoform X4 — MFRNKTAWFSNSVKRGIRSVWVREGGHIVAWRRASYLFSDDASCPDTHRIFLSREYLEGELTVFHSSFITVCDVRQSVKSVPIGHYVLPPVPVQQEVKAKIGRFIWEQEDLTEGTESQRRGHGDSAASKQRSEMSVDKVLMSLDELLMASGREDAACCEVQHYPVNNMVSGYVALDQLKRYNGELHDFLPGQGGYSVSVRSKRCHLTAGHPQDRAKKVAKLPPRESPTSSDKM, encoded by the exons ATGTTTAGAAACAAGACAGCGTGGTTTTCCAATAGTGTCAAGAGGGGAATTCGTAGTGTTTGGG TTCGTGAAGGAGGGCACATTGTTGCCTGGAGGAGGGCATCTTACCTGTTCAGTGATGATGCCTCATGCCCGGACACCCACAG aatattTTTGAGCAGAGAGTATTTGGAAGGCGAATTGACTGTTTTCCACAGTTCTTTTAtcactgtgtgtgatgtgcgtcAGAGTGTGAAGTCTGTGCCCATCGGACACTATGTGCTTCCACCAGTACCTGTCCAGCAAG AGGTCAAAGCAAAGATCGGTAGATTCATATGGGAGCAAGAAGACCTCACAGAAGGGACTGAG AGTCAGAGAAGAGGCCATGGAGATAGTGCAGCTTCTAAGCAAAGGAGTGAAATGAG CGTGGACAAGGTCCTCATGAGTCTGGACGAGCTGCTGATGGCCTCAGGGCGGGAGGACGCCGCATGCTGTGAGGTGCAGCACTACCCCGTCAACAACATGGTCTCAG GATATGTGGCCTTAGACCAGCTGAAGAGGTACAACGGGGAGCTGCACGACTTCCTTCCTGGTCAGGGGGGCTACTCCGTCAGCGTCCGCAGCAAGAGATGTCACCTCACAGCAGGACATCCACAAGACCGGGCCAAAAAAGTAGCAAAATTGCCTCCAAGAGAGTCTCCCACAAGCTCTGACAAGATGTAA
- the terb2 gene encoding telomere repeats-binding bouquet formation protein 2 isoform X1, translating to MFRNKTAWFSNSVKRGIRSVWVREGGHIVAWRRASYLFSDDASCPDTHRIFLSREYLEGELTVFHSSFITVCDVRQSVKSVPIGHYVLPPVPVQQEVKAKIGRFIWEQEDLTEGTEVQELQSQRRGHGDSAASKQRSEMSVDKVLMSLDELLMASGREDAACCEVQHYPVNNMVSGYVALDQLKRYNGELHDFLPGQGGYSVSVRSKRCHLTAGHPQDRAKKVAKLPPRESPTSSDKM from the exons ATGTTTAGAAACAAGACAGCGTGGTTTTCCAATAGTGTCAAGAGGGGAATTCGTAGTGTTTGGG TTCGTGAAGGAGGGCACATTGTTGCCTGGAGGAGGGCATCTTACCTGTTCAGTGATGATGCCTCATGCCCGGACACCCACAG aatattTTTGAGCAGAGAGTATTTGGAAGGCGAATTGACTGTTTTCCACAGTTCTTTTAtcactgtgtgtgatgtgcgtcAGAGTGTGAAGTCTGTGCCCATCGGACACTATGTGCTTCCACCAGTACCTGTCCAGCAAG AGGTCAAAGCAAAGATCGGTAGATTCATATGGGAGCAAGAAGACCTCACAGAAGGGACTGAGGTGCAGGAG TTACAGAGTCAGAGAAGAGGCCATGGAGATAGTGCAGCTTCTAAGCAAAGGAGTGAAATGAG CGTGGACAAGGTCCTCATGAGTCTGGACGAGCTGCTGATGGCCTCAGGGCGGGAGGACGCCGCATGCTGTGAGGTGCAGCACTACCCCGTCAACAACATGGTCTCAG GATATGTGGCCTTAGACCAGCTGAAGAGGTACAACGGGGAGCTGCACGACTTCCTTCCTGGTCAGGGGGGCTACTCCGTCAGCGTCCGCAGCAAGAGATGTCACCTCACAGCAGGACATCCACAAGACCGGGCCAAAAAAGTAGCAAAATTGCCTCCAAGAGAGTCTCCCACAAGCTCTGACAAGATGTAA
- the terb2 gene encoding telomere repeats-binding bouquet formation protein 2 isoform X3, translating to MFRNKTAWFSNSVKRGIRSVWVREGGHIVAWRRASYLFSDDASCPDTHRIFLSREYLEGELTVFHSSFITVCDVRQSVKSVPIGHYVLPPVPVQQEVKAKIGRFIWEQEDLTEGTELQSQRRGHGDSAASKQRSEMSVDKVLMSLDELLMASGREDAACCEVQHYPVNNMVSGYVALDQLKRYNGELHDFLPGQGGYSVSVRSKRCHLTAGHPQDRAKKVAKLPPRESPTSSDKM from the exons ATGTTTAGAAACAAGACAGCGTGGTTTTCCAATAGTGTCAAGAGGGGAATTCGTAGTGTTTGGG TTCGTGAAGGAGGGCACATTGTTGCCTGGAGGAGGGCATCTTACCTGTTCAGTGATGATGCCTCATGCCCGGACACCCACAG aatattTTTGAGCAGAGAGTATTTGGAAGGCGAATTGACTGTTTTCCACAGTTCTTTTAtcactgtgtgtgatgtgcgtcAGAGTGTGAAGTCTGTGCCCATCGGACACTATGTGCTTCCACCAGTACCTGTCCAGCAAG AGGTCAAAGCAAAGATCGGTAGATTCATATGGGAGCAAGAAGACCTCACAGAAGGGACTGAG TTACAGAGTCAGAGAAGAGGCCATGGAGATAGTGCAGCTTCTAAGCAAAGGAGTGAAATGAG CGTGGACAAGGTCCTCATGAGTCTGGACGAGCTGCTGATGGCCTCAGGGCGGGAGGACGCCGCATGCTGTGAGGTGCAGCACTACCCCGTCAACAACATGGTCTCAG GATATGTGGCCTTAGACCAGCTGAAGAGGTACAACGGGGAGCTGCACGACTTCCTTCCTGGTCAGGGGGGCTACTCCGTCAGCGTCCGCAGCAAGAGATGTCACCTCACAGCAGGACATCCACAAGACCGGGCCAAAAAAGTAGCAAAATTGCCTCCAAGAGAGTCTCCCACAAGCTCTGACAAGATGTAA